One Sparus aurata chromosome 5, fSpaAur1.1, whole genome shotgun sequence genomic window carries:
- the atxn2 gene encoding ataxin-2 isoform X6, translated as MSMKAGGNRSKPGGGNTAGAAASGAGGSGGGRQNLGRGRHSGKGPAAVIFNGVYANMRMVHVLTSVVGAKCELKVKNGAVYEGVFKTYGPECDLVLDAAHRKSPEPSIAPRKEDIVESIIFKASDVVVVTFKDVDLNFARKVSSDTDNFTDAAVSSRINGEHKEKDLEPWDGGETHNSDSLESLDTDVSNGWDPNDMFKYNEEKYGVLSTYDSSLSTYTVPLERDNSEEFLKREARAAQLAEEIEASATYKARVALENDERSEEEKYTAVVRGERETHTLSRENKYIPPGQRNREAMSWGPGRQNSPRLAQSSAGPSAPRPGPHDYSPSSGADQRVVNGGSSHWPSPCPSPSSRPPSRYQSGPSSLPPRATTPTRPPSRPPSRPSRPSSHSSHPSYPSSSSSSFSHHGPTSPASTLPKRMSSEGPPRMSPKSQRTPRAHRVPPCRTTGVPPGVDLISHNAPGEVPVTPPTRSSSSGGTWSSVVSGAHRPRSPRQNSMGGASTGSSSLPSPQTGTAPVETAATPTSAPSPTAASPAPNMVASPPGDAKECRVQETRQTSPTANKENIKPLDSSPSITRPVCKGPPSMAPDHRKQIDNLKKFSVDFRLQSSSNSEAAFDQMMTKPPRDPADKPKDLPLDKASTVGREGTEDGVVVITAGTPGGAPTPSTTATNTSKPGSPAALSPSPSAPDQKRAGLDVTSQGVQTTATSAFGGPKHEDKDDKKEPVQDQVRKSTLNPNANEFKPRFNAQPKPANTPTPPRPQGQPSPSIVVQQPPAVYGQTVCFPQMYPLTPVSPGVQKSIIWKSPAMYQVQMPHMTVSQSKPYRPGKVPNMPQQRSDQHHPPGTPTMMHPATAAGPPIVAPSPAYSAQYFTCSPQQFTSQPLVQQMTHYQSQAQHVFSPVMQGSARMMAPPTHGQPSLVSSSTTQYPEQTHTMYVSQGPMPQQYPHPSATLHPHPQHPQPSATPTGQAQQGGPPQHGGPPSHPAASPVQHQQHQQAAAAAAAAQALHLANQPPQQQMYSALAPTPPSMTPGPNPQSPQASFPSAQQTVYIHPQQVQHGYNHNHMAHVQQAHMQSGMVPSHHPAPTHPTMMLMATQGPPGGPQPPMPQTALNPIPVSSTTHFSYLAHPQVQPHHQQQL; from the exons ATGTCAATGAAGGCCGGTGGAAATCGCAGCAAGCCCGGCGGTGGCAACACCGCTGGTGCCGCCGCCTCCGGTGCCGGAGGAAGCGGCGGGGGAAGACAGAATCTGGGCAG gggAAGACACAGTGGTAAAGGCCCTGCAGCA GTCATTTTCAATGGTGTATATGCAAATATGAGGATGGTCCATGTCTTGACATCAGTGGTG GGGGCCAAGTGTGAGCTGAAAGTGAAAAACGGAGCAGTCTATGAAGGAGTATTTAAGACATATGGTCCAGAG TGTGACCTGGTGTTGGATGCAGCTCACAGAAAGAGCCCAGAGCCGAGCATAGCCCCCAGGAAAGAGGATATTGTGGAGAGCATCATTTTCAAGGCCTCGGATGTTGTAGTGGTGACCTTCAAAGATGTGGACCTGAATTTCGCCAGGAAAG TCTCTTCTGACACAG ACAACTTCACAGATGCAGCAGTGAGCAGCAGGATCAATGGCGAGCACAAAGAGAAAGATCTAGAGCCCTGGGATGGAGGAGAGACCCACAACTCTGACAGCCTTGAGTCTCTGGATACAGACGtg TCAAACGGGTGGGACCCCAATGACATGTTCAAGTACAATGAGGAGAAGTATGGAGTCTTGTCTACATATGACAGCAGCCTGTCAACATACAC GGTCCCCCTTGAGCGGGACAACTCAGAAGAGTTCCTCAAGAGGGAGGCACGTGCTGCCCAGCTGGCAGAAGAGATCGAGGCCAGTGCCACGTATAAGGCCCGCGTGGCCCTGGAAAACGATGAACGCTCTGAGGAGGAGAAGTATACAGCTGTGGTGCGAGGGGAGAGGGAGACCCACACGCTCAGCAG aGAGAACAAGTACATTCCTCCAGGTCAGAGGAACAGGGAGGCGATGTCATGGGGACCGGGACGTCAGAATTCACCTCGTCTGGCTCAGAGCTCAGCTGGACCCTCAGCTCCTCGACCAGGACCTCACGACTACAGCCCCAGCTCCGGGGCCGACCAGAGAGTGGTTAACGGAG GTTCATCCCATTGGCCCTCACCCTGTCCGTCTCCTTCCTCCCGCCCCCCCTCTCGTTACCAGTCTGgcccctcctccctgcctcctcgGGCGACCACGCCCACCAGGCCACCCTCCAGACCCCCCTCTCGACCTTCCAGGCCTTCCTCTCATTCATCCCACCCCTCctatccctcctcctcctcatcctccttttcCCACCATGGGCCCACGTCGCCAGCCTCCACTCTGCCCAAACGCATGTCTTCAGAAG GTCCACCCAGGATGTCTCCAAAGTCCCAACGGACGCCTCGTGCTCATAGAGTGCCACCCTGCCGGACCACTGGAGTCCCTCCAGGAGTGGACTTAATTTCCCACAATGCCCCTGGAGAGGTCCCAGTGACTCCACCGACCAGGAGCAGCTCCTCTGGAGGGACATGGTCTTCAGTGGTTAGTGGAG CCCATAGACCTCGCTCCCCCCGACAGAACAGTATGGGTGGAGCCTCCACtggctcctcctccctcccatcACCCCAGACAGGAACAGCTCCTGTGGAAACTGCTGCTACACCAACATCAGCTCCCTCTCCCACTGCTGCTAGCCCCGCCCCCAACATGGTCGCCTCTCCACCAGGAGATG CAAAAGAGTGTCGTGTCCAGGAGACAAGACAAACATCCCCCACGGCAAACAAGGAGAACATCAAGCCCTTGGACAGCTCACCTAGTATCACCAGACCAGTCTGTAAAG GACCCCCTTCTATGGCACCAgaccacagaaaacaaataGATAATTTAAAGAAATTTAGTGTAGATTTTAGG TTGCAGTCTAGTTCAAACTCAGAGGCTGCCTTTGACCAGATGATGACCAAGCCTCCCAGAGATCCAGCAGACAAGCCTAAAGACCTTCCCCTGGACAAAGCCTCCACAGTGGGGCGGGAGGGCACAGAAGATGGTGTTGTAGTAATAACTGCTGGCACCCCCGGTGGTGCCCCAACACCATCCACCACCGCCACAAACACCAGTAAGCCTGGCAGCCCCGCTGCACTGTCCCCGTCTCCTTCAGCCCCAGACCAGAAGAGAGCGGGGCTTGATGTGACATCACAGGGAGTTCAGACGACAGCCACTTCCGCATTTGGTGGACCCAAGCATGAAGACAAGGATGACAAAAAGGAACCAGTACAAGA TCAAGTGAGAAAATCAACCCTGAACCCAAATGCGAATGAGTTCAAACCCAGGTTCAATGCGCAG CCCAAGCCAGCCAACACCCCGACGCCCCCGCGGCCTCAGGGCCAGCCCAGCCCCTCCATCGTGGTCCAGCAGCCCCCGGCAGTGTACGGTCAGACAGTCTGCTTCCCACAGATGTATCCCCTCACACCAGTCAGCCCTGGAGTGCAG AAAAGCATAATATGGaag TCTCCAGCTATGTACCAGGTTCAGATGCCTCATATGACAGTCAGCCAGTCTAAACCCTATAGACCAGGTAAAG TACCAAACATGCCCCAGCAGAGGTCAGACCAGCACCACCCACCAGGCACGCCCACCATGATGCACCCAGCCACGGCAGCGGGACCACCTATTGTAGCACCGAGCCCTGCCTACTCTGCCCAGTACTTTACCTGCAGCCCGCAGCAGTTCACCAGTCAGCCGCTGGTCCAGCAGATGACGCATTACCAGTCACAG GCGCAGCATGTTTTCAGTCCAGTAATGCAGGGCAGTGCCAGGATGATGGCACCTCCCACGCATGGGCAACCCAGCCTAGTCTCTTCCTCGACTACACAGTACccagagcagacacacaccatGTATG TGTCTCAAGGGCCAATGCCTCAGCAGTATCCCCACCCAAGCGCCACCTTGCACCCCCACCCGCAGCACCCCCAGCCTTCTGCCACGCCTACAGGCCAAGCCCAGCAGGGTGGGCCCCCACAACACGGGGGTCCTCCTAGCCACCCAGCTGCCAGCCCAGTCCAGCACCAACAGCACCAGCAGGCAGCGGCAG ctgcagcagcagcccaggCCCTCCACCTGGCCAACCAGCCTCCTCAGCAACAGATGTACTCTGCTTTGGCCCCCACGCCCCCCTCTATGACCCCGGGGCCCAACCCTCAGAGTCCCCAGGCATCGTTCCCCTCTGCCCAGCAGACGGTCTATATCCACCCGCAGCAGGTGCAGCACGGCTACAACCACAACCACATGGCACACGTGCAGCAG GCCCATATGCAGTCCGGTATGGTGCCGTCTCACCACCCGGCACCCACCCACCCCACGATGATGCTGATGGCTACCCAGGGTCCTCCAGGGGGTCCGCAGCCACCCATGCCCCAGACTGCCCTCAACCCCATCCCTGTTTCCTCCACTACACATTTCTCCTACCTGGCACATCCACAAG TGCAacctcatcatcagcagcagctgtag
- the atxn2 gene encoding ataxin-2 isoform X9: MMPGGRHSGKGPAAVIFNGVYANMRMVHVLTSVVGAKCELKVKNGAVYEGVFKTYGPECDLVLDAAHRKSPEPSIAPRKEDIVESIIFKASDVVVVTFKDVDLNFARKVSSDTDNFTDAAVSSRINGEHKEKDLEPWDGGETHNSDSLESLDTDVSNGWDPNDMFKYNEEKYGVLSTYDSSLSTYTVPLERDNSEEFLKREARAAQLAEEIEASATYKARVALENDERSEEEKYTAVVRGERETHTLSRENKYIPPGQRNREAMSWGPGRQNSPRLAQSSAGPSAPRPGPHDYSPSSGADQRVVNGGSSHWPSPCPSPSSRPPSRYQSGPSSLPPRATTPTRPPSRPPSRPSRPSSHSSHPSYPSSSSSSFSHHGPTSPASTLPKRMSSEGPPRMSPKSQRTPRAHRVPPCRTTGVPPGVDLISHNAPGEVPVTPPTRSSSSGGTWSSVVSGAHRPRSPRQNSMGGASTGSSSLPSPQTGTAPVETAATPTSAPSPTAASPAPNMVASPPGDAKECRVQETRQTSPTANKENIKPLDSSPSITRPVCKGPPSMAPDHRKQIDNLKKFSVDFRLQSSSNSEAAFDQMMTKPPRDPADKPKDLPLDKASTVGREGTEDGVVVITAGTPGGAPTPSTTATNTSKPGSPAALSPSPSAPDQKRAGLDVTSQGVQTTATSAFGGPKHEDKDDKKEPVQDQVRKSTLNPNANEFKPRFNAQPKPANTPTPPRPQGQPSPSIVVQQPPAVYGQTVCFPQMYPLTPVSPGVQKSIIWKSPAMYQVQMPHMTVSQSKPYRPGKVPNMPQQRSDQHHPPGTPTMMHPATAAGPPIVAPSPAYSAQYFTCSPQQFTSQPLVQQMTHYQSQNKICWPGHLYSTTAQHVFSPVMQGSARMMAPPTHGQPSLVSSSTTQYPEQTHTMYVSQGPMPQQYPHPSATLHPHPQHPQPSATPTGQAQQGGPPQHGGPPSHPAASPVQHQQHQQAAAAAAAAQALHLANQPPQQQMYSALAPTPPSMTPGPNPQSPQASFPSAQQTVYIHPQQVQHGYNHNHMAHVQQAHMQSGMVPSHHPAPTHPTMMLMATQGPPGGPQPPMPQTALNPIPVSSTTHFSYLAHPQVQPHHQQQL, encoded by the exons ATGATGCCTGG gggAAGACACAGTGGTAAAGGCCCTGCAGCA GTCATTTTCAATGGTGTATATGCAAATATGAGGATGGTCCATGTCTTGACATCAGTGGTG GGGGCCAAGTGTGAGCTGAAAGTGAAAAACGGAGCAGTCTATGAAGGAGTATTTAAGACATATGGTCCAGAG TGTGACCTGGTGTTGGATGCAGCTCACAGAAAGAGCCCAGAGCCGAGCATAGCCCCCAGGAAAGAGGATATTGTGGAGAGCATCATTTTCAAGGCCTCGGATGTTGTAGTGGTGACCTTCAAAGATGTGGACCTGAATTTCGCCAGGAAAG TCTCTTCTGACACAG ACAACTTCACAGATGCAGCAGTGAGCAGCAGGATCAATGGCGAGCACAAAGAGAAAGATCTAGAGCCCTGGGATGGAGGAGAGACCCACAACTCTGACAGCCTTGAGTCTCTGGATACAGACGtg TCAAACGGGTGGGACCCCAATGACATGTTCAAGTACAATGAGGAGAAGTATGGAGTCTTGTCTACATATGACAGCAGCCTGTCAACATACAC GGTCCCCCTTGAGCGGGACAACTCAGAAGAGTTCCTCAAGAGGGAGGCACGTGCTGCCCAGCTGGCAGAAGAGATCGAGGCCAGTGCCACGTATAAGGCCCGCGTGGCCCTGGAAAACGATGAACGCTCTGAGGAGGAGAAGTATACAGCTGTGGTGCGAGGGGAGAGGGAGACCCACACGCTCAGCAG aGAGAACAAGTACATTCCTCCAGGTCAGAGGAACAGGGAGGCGATGTCATGGGGACCGGGACGTCAGAATTCACCTCGTCTGGCTCAGAGCTCAGCTGGACCCTCAGCTCCTCGACCAGGACCTCACGACTACAGCCCCAGCTCCGGGGCCGACCAGAGAGTGGTTAACGGAG GTTCATCCCATTGGCCCTCACCCTGTCCGTCTCCTTCCTCCCGCCCCCCCTCTCGTTACCAGTCTGgcccctcctccctgcctcctcgGGCGACCACGCCCACCAGGCCACCCTCCAGACCCCCCTCTCGACCTTCCAGGCCTTCCTCTCATTCATCCCACCCCTCctatccctcctcctcctcatcctccttttcCCACCATGGGCCCACGTCGCCAGCCTCCACTCTGCCCAAACGCATGTCTTCAGAAG GTCCACCCAGGATGTCTCCAAAGTCCCAACGGACGCCTCGTGCTCATAGAGTGCCACCCTGCCGGACCACTGGAGTCCCTCCAGGAGTGGACTTAATTTCCCACAATGCCCCTGGAGAGGTCCCAGTGACTCCACCGACCAGGAGCAGCTCCTCTGGAGGGACATGGTCTTCAGTGGTTAGTGGAG CCCATAGACCTCGCTCCCCCCGACAGAACAGTATGGGTGGAGCCTCCACtggctcctcctccctcccatcACCCCAGACAGGAACAGCTCCTGTGGAAACTGCTGCTACACCAACATCAGCTCCCTCTCCCACTGCTGCTAGCCCCGCCCCCAACATGGTCGCCTCTCCACCAGGAGATG CAAAAGAGTGTCGTGTCCAGGAGACAAGACAAACATCCCCCACGGCAAACAAGGAGAACATCAAGCCCTTGGACAGCTCACCTAGTATCACCAGACCAGTCTGTAAAG GACCCCCTTCTATGGCACCAgaccacagaaaacaaataGATAATTTAAAGAAATTTAGTGTAGATTTTAGG TTGCAGTCTAGTTCAAACTCAGAGGCTGCCTTTGACCAGATGATGACCAAGCCTCCCAGAGATCCAGCAGACAAGCCTAAAGACCTTCCCCTGGACAAAGCCTCCACAGTGGGGCGGGAGGGCACAGAAGATGGTGTTGTAGTAATAACTGCTGGCACCCCCGGTGGTGCCCCAACACCATCCACCACCGCCACAAACACCAGTAAGCCTGGCAGCCCCGCTGCACTGTCCCCGTCTCCTTCAGCCCCAGACCAGAAGAGAGCGGGGCTTGATGTGACATCACAGGGAGTTCAGACGACAGCCACTTCCGCATTTGGTGGACCCAAGCATGAAGACAAGGATGACAAAAAGGAACCAGTACAAGA TCAAGTGAGAAAATCAACCCTGAACCCAAATGCGAATGAGTTCAAACCCAGGTTCAATGCGCAG CCCAAGCCAGCCAACACCCCGACGCCCCCGCGGCCTCAGGGCCAGCCCAGCCCCTCCATCGTGGTCCAGCAGCCCCCGGCAGTGTACGGTCAGACAGTCTGCTTCCCACAGATGTATCCCCTCACACCAGTCAGCCCTGGAGTGCAG AAAAGCATAATATGGaag TCTCCAGCTATGTACCAGGTTCAGATGCCTCATATGACAGTCAGCCAGTCTAAACCCTATAGACCAGGTAAAG TACCAAACATGCCCCAGCAGAGGTCAGACCAGCACCACCCACCAGGCACGCCCACCATGATGCACCCAGCCACGGCAGCGGGACCACCTATTGTAGCACCGAGCCCTGCCTACTCTGCCCAGTACTTTACCTGCAGCCCGCAGCAGTTCACCAGTCAGCCGCTGGTCCAGCAGATGACGCATTACCAGTCACAG AACAAGATTTGTTGGCCAGGGCATCtctacagcaccaca GCGCAGCATGTTTTCAGTCCAGTAATGCAGGGCAGTGCCAGGATGATGGCACCTCCCACGCATGGGCAACCCAGCCTAGTCTCTTCCTCGACTACACAGTACccagagcagacacacaccatGTATG TGTCTCAAGGGCCAATGCCTCAGCAGTATCCCCACCCAAGCGCCACCTTGCACCCCCACCCGCAGCACCCCCAGCCTTCTGCCACGCCTACAGGCCAAGCCCAGCAGGGTGGGCCCCCACAACACGGGGGTCCTCCTAGCCACCCAGCTGCCAGCCCAGTCCAGCACCAACAGCACCAGCAGGCAGCGGCAG ctgcagcagcagcccaggCCCTCCACCTGGCCAACCAGCCTCCTCAGCAACAGATGTACTCTGCTTTGGCCCCCACGCCCCCCTCTATGACCCCGGGGCCCAACCCTCAGAGTCCCCAGGCATCGTTCCCCTCTGCCCAGCAGACGGTCTATATCCACCCGCAGCAGGTGCAGCACGGCTACAACCACAACCACATGGCACACGTGCAGCAG GCCCATATGCAGTCCGGTATGGTGCCGTCTCACCACCCGGCACCCACCCACCCCACGATGATGCTGATGGCTACCCAGGGTCCTCCAGGGGGTCCGCAGCCACCCATGCCCCAGACTGCCCTCAACCCCATCCCTGTTTCCTCCACTACACATTTCTCCTACCTGGCACATCCACAAG TGCAacctcatcatcagcagcagctgtag